One genomic segment of Sorex araneus isolate mSorAra2 chromosome X, mSorAra2.pri, whole genome shotgun sequence includes these proteins:
- the LOC101556173 gene encoding leucine-rich repeat-containing protein 14-like → MNRNTAPTLWELAENCLLSDVPAAIQALEVLPKHLFIPLFKTAFLGRQKEMLKAMVKVWPFHCLHIGTLKIQERPYEIMEALVDGLQFIPVENSPPRGPKLRILDLRQNIECRITCSYRTKCAVCFHSCVYSERSILEVEEALNEVQCRDVVPSESDPGSVWKTAELLINLSFNSTLTTKRFLSFLKSKVEQSSGSLHLCCRYLQINQISVHTNMLQILDPACIDRLEVNRVHLRRVTTLFPQLKHLDSLKLTSIPYQSCSGPNFEIFLIWLEKLDILQELNLSFFCLSNRVHRLLSVLQSPIHLTSLSLPFCDLSNRDITVLSQCSQVTHLKRLNLSNNLIFWGGREPFQILLERVSDTLQHLEINNCQVTDSALEIIIPALTRCSHLRVILMALNPVTMSALENLLQSLTPMVNLKRVVYPIPAHCYEDGSFPGSLNRQKLGAVKVRLNSLLQMARRSDMSWTTYPE, encoded by the exons ATGAACAGAAACACTGCGCCCACACTGTGGGAGTTGGCTGAAAATTGTTTGCTGAGCGATGTGCCTGCAGCTATCCAGGCACTGGAAGTCCTCCCTAAACATCTCTTCATTCCATTGTTCAAGACTGCTTTCTTGGGCAGACAGAAGGAGATGCTAAAGGCAATGGTCAAAGTTTGGCCCTTTCACTGTCTACACATCGGAACACTGAAAATACAAGAGCGACCCTATGAAATAATGGAAGCCTTGGTGGATGGTCTGCAGTTCATCCCTGTGGAGAACTCTCCCCCAAG GGGCCCCAAACTGAGAATCCTGGATTTAAGACAGAACATAGAGTGTAGAATAACATGCTCCTACAGAACCAAGTGTGCTGTCTGTTTCCACTCATGTGTTTATTCTGAGCGCTCCATCCTTGAAGTAGAAGAAGCCCTGAATGAGGTTCAGTGCCGTGACGTGGTTCCTTCTGAATCTGATCCTGGTTCAGTCTGGAAAACAGCTGAATTGTTAATCAACCTTTCCTTCAATTCGACTCTGACAACAAAGAGATTTCTCTCATTTCTCAAGAGTAAAGTGGAGCAAAGCTCTGGATCCTTGCACCTCTGCTGCAGATATTTACAAATTAATCAAATTTCTGTGCACACAAATATGTTGCAGATTTTGGATCCAGCATGCATTGACCGCCTGGAAGTGAACCGAGTTCATCTGAGGAGAGTCACCACGCTTTTCCCGCAGTTGAAACACCTGGACAGCCTTAAACTGACTAGCATTCCATATCAGTCTTGTAGTGGGCCAAACTTTGAAATTTTTCTCATCTGGCTTGAAAAGCTAGACATCCTTCAAGAACTCAACTTGTCCTTCTTCTGCCTTTCAAATCGAGTGCACAGATTGCTCAG tgTCCTACAGAGTCCTATCCATTTGACCTCCCTGAGCCTGCCTTTCTGTGACCTTTCTAACAGAGATATCACTGTGCTCTCGCAGTGTTCTCAGGTCACCCACTTAAAGCGACTGAATCTGAGTAACAACCTGATATTCTGGGGAGGTCGAGAGCCCTTCCAGATTCTTCTCGAGAGGGTGTCTGACACCCTGCAGCATCTGGAAATAAACAACTGCCAAGTCACAGATTCTGCTCTTGAAATAATCATCCCGGCCCTGACACGCTGTTCTCACCTCCGTGTCATCCTCATGGCCCTCAATCCCGTCACAATGTCTGCGCTTGAAAACCTTCTGCAAAGTTTAACACCCATGGTAAACCTGAAGAGAGTGGTTTATCCTATCCCTGCCCATTGCTATGAGGACGGGAGCTTTCCAGGCAGTTTGAACAGACAGAAACTTGGTGCAGTGAAGGTCCGGTTAAACAGTCTGCTACAGATGGCACGACGTAGTGACATGTCCTGGACTACTTATCCTGAGTGA